The following are encoded in a window of Shewanella psychrotolerans genomic DNA:
- the sppA gene encoding signal peptide peptidase SppA: MSAKPSIFKRILSVLWKGLNGTRKVVLNLFFFGFLAFVVIALSSNDLPVVEDGSALVLDLSGAIVEQKRQVDPIEAAMKSGNGNDSDAEILLSDLIHAIDNAAADTRISSIIIDVGQLKWTEISKLQSIGDALTRFKTSGKPIIANGNWYGQSQYFLASFADSIYLNPQGGVEIDGLSRYRQYYKSALDKLKVKAHVFRVGTFKSAVEPFLRDDMSDSAKEANSELLGDIWSSYQLTVASNRDISASDLVMSADRYITELDKAKGRSADMAINLGWVDKLASAEQFRLDMIDQVGKASEGNQYKQISYYDYQSLIQELPPLIVQDTVGIIVAKGNILNGQQAPGQIGGESTSALLRKARFDDKVKAVVLRVDSPGGSAFASEQIRQEVLALKTAGKPVVVSMGSYAASGGYWISASADYIFATPTTLTGSIGIFGMVTTFEDSLASLGVYTDGVATSDWAAFSVTKGITPELKQIIQRHIERGYHDFISLVANERDMTLEQVDNIAQGRVWSGKKALTLGLVDELGDIDQAVSKAAELAKLDKFDSHIIEQELTPQEKFIQEMFASVSTYLPQTSQQHSVMDKFISQFNQFADEFSAFDDPNGVYLYCDACNY, encoded by the coding sequence ATGTCCGCTAAACCCTCAATTTTTAAAAGGATCTTATCTGTATTGTGGAAAGGCCTAAATGGCACCCGCAAAGTAGTCCTTAACTTGTTCTTCTTTGGATTTTTGGCTTTTGTTGTCATCGCGCTGAGCAGCAACGATTTGCCCGTTGTAGAAGATGGCTCAGCTTTAGTGCTTGATCTGTCTGGCGCAATCGTTGAACAAAAGCGCCAAGTTGATCCCATAGAAGCTGCAATGAAAAGTGGTAATGGTAACGATAGTGACGCAGAAATATTACTCAGTGATCTTATCCACGCTATTGATAATGCTGCAGCGGATACACGGATCTCATCGATCATTATTGATGTCGGCCAACTAAAGTGGACTGAGATCAGTAAATTACAAAGCATCGGTGATGCGCTAACGCGTTTTAAGACATCAGGTAAACCGATTATTGCCAATGGTAACTGGTACGGGCAAAGTCAATATTTCTTAGCAAGTTTTGCCGATTCTATCTATCTCAACCCTCAGGGTGGTGTGGAGATCGATGGTTTAAGCCGTTACCGTCAATATTACAAGTCGGCACTCGATAAATTAAAGGTTAAGGCGCATGTATTTAGGGTTGGTACCTTTAAATCGGCAGTAGAACCCTTCTTGCGTGACGACATGTCTGATTCAGCTAAAGAAGCCAATAGCGAGCTTTTAGGCGATATCTGGTCAAGTTACCAGCTGACTGTCGCCAGTAATCGCGATATTTCTGCAAGCGATCTGGTAATGAGCGCTGATCGATATATTACCGAGCTAGATAAAGCCAAAGGGCGTTCTGCTGATATGGCGATAAACTTAGGCTGGGTCGATAAGTTAGCCTCTGCTGAGCAGTTTCGTTTAGATATGATTGATCAAGTTGGAAAAGCCAGCGAAGGTAACCAATATAAACAGATAAGTTATTATGACTATCAAAGCCTGATTCAAGAATTACCGCCACTTATTGTCCAAGATACGGTGGGTATCATAGTTGCCAAAGGCAATATTTTGAACGGTCAACAAGCGCCGGGACAAATCGGCGGAGAAAGCACTTCAGCATTACTGCGTAAGGCACGTTTCGACGATAAGGTTAAAGCGGTCGTCCTTAGAGTTGACAGCCCTGGTGGTAGTGCTTTTGCTTCTGAGCAGATCCGTCAAGAAGTGCTAGCACTAAAAACCGCAGGTAAGCCAGTGGTTGTTAGTATGGGAAGCTATGCCGCATCGGGGGGATATTGGATTTCGGCTAGCGCTGATTATATCTTTGCGACGCCGACAACCCTAACAGGTTCAATTGGTATCTTTGGCATGGTGACAACCTTCGAAGATTCGTTAGCATCGCTTGGGGTTTACACTGATGGCGTTGCAACATCTGATTGGGCCGCCTTCTCAGTGACCAAAGGGATCACGCCAGAATTAAAGCAGATTATCCAGCGTCATATAGAGCGTGGTTATCATGATTTTATCTCTTTAGTTGCCAACGAGCGAGATATGACCTTAGAGCAAGTTGATAATATTGCTCAAGGGCGTGTTTGGTCAGGTAAGAAAGCCTTAACACTTGGGTTAGTCGATGAACTTGGCGATATAGACCAAGCCGTAAGCAAAGCGGCAGAGTTAGCCAAGCTCGACAAATTTGACAGCCATATCATTGAACAAGAGCTAACGCCTCAAGAGAAGTTTATTCAAGAGATGTTCGCTTCAGTATCGACTTATCTTCCGCAAACGTCGCAGCAACATAGCGTAATGGATAAATTTATTAGTCAGTTTAACCAGTTTGCCGACGAGTTCAGTGCCTTCGATGATCCAAATGGTGTTTATCTCTACTGTGATGCCTGTAACTATTAA
- a CDS encoding YeaC family protein: MSDINKVIDEMPDEVYKKLLSAVELGKWQDGSELSQEQKDSTLQLVMLYQARRLNQTDHFTINSQGGLNELSKAELKKQFKGESIAAFKEQDL; this comes from the coding sequence ATGAGTGATATCAATAAAGTCATCGATGAAATGCCTGATGAGGTATATAAAAAGTTGCTTAGCGCGGTTGAATTAGGCAAGTGGCAAGATGGTAGTGAGCTGTCTCAAGAGCAGAAAGATTCGACGCTGCAATTAGTGATGCTTTATCAAGCGAGACGTTTAAACCAGACGGATCATTTTACCATTAATAGTCAAGGTGGCTTGAACGAACTATCGAAAGCCGAGCTTAAAAAGCAATTTAAAGGCGAAAGTATTGCCGCTTTTAAAGAGCAAGATCTGTGA
- a CDS encoding zinc ribbon domain-containing protein, protein MALVQCPICDKRISSLAKSCPHCATKHSSDNESASRISHIKRSNQLMNQSFFAMTLFIAGVFIWFWGGEPAEGMRANIAGACFVFGFIGYLITRIRIVLHKRKSI, encoded by the coding sequence ATGGCGTTGGTACAATGTCCTATTTGCGATAAGCGAATATCTAGTTTAGCTAAGAGCTGCCCACACTGTGCGACAAAGCATAGCTCGGATAACGAATCGGCCAGTCGGATATCCCATATTAAGCGTAGCAATCAGTTGATGAATCAAAGCTTCTTCGCTATGACACTCTTTATTGCAGGCGTGTTTATTTGGTTTTGGGGCGGTGAGCCTGCCGAGGGAATGAGAGCGAATATTGCCGGTGCTTGCTTCGTTTTTGGTTTTATAGGCTACTTAATTACAAGAATTCGTATCGTGTTACATAAGCGGAAAAGTATATGA
- the yfaE gene encoding class I ribonucleotide reductase maintenance protein YfaE — protein MSANKTDLNKLILKKAPIVSLQGQPVLLYTLQHQSLLEALEQKKVKIFSECRNGFCGACKTKMIRGAVSYHTEPLVELEADECLPCCCHPDGDLDLLLSPQGVDVVIMRQSKQERNQSQDHKQAQQPNRRLKYATNEA, from the coding sequence ATGAGCGCAAATAAAACCGACTTGAATAAGCTGATACTCAAGAAGGCTCCCATTGTGAGCCTTCAAGGTCAACCTGTTCTGTTATATACCCTGCAGCATCAAAGTTTGCTTGAGGCGTTAGAGCAAAAAAAAGTTAAGATTTTCTCTGAATGTCGCAATGGTTTTTGTGGCGCCTGTAAAACCAAGATGATTCGAGGTGCAGTCAGTTACCACACCGAGCCGTTAGTCGAACTCGAAGCTGATGAGTGTCTGCCCTGCTGTTGTCACCCCGATGGCGATCTTGACTTGTTATTGTCACCTCAAGGTGTCGATGTCGTGATCATGCGTCAATCAAAACAAGAACGTAACCAAAGCCAAGATCATAAACAGGCTCAACAGCCGAATAGGCGCCTCAAATACGCCACCAACGAAGCGTAA
- a CDS encoding IS630 family transposase (programmed frameshift): MRTNLNPYSKLKTYSAEELLALSRAEKEPRKRMRLLAVALFLEGNNRTDVALRLKVARASVNAWVAKYLANGIKGLDAKKNKGRDSYLTSSQKQQLSAYIEEQCSSDSGGRLTGDAILKYVKYHFNVDYHPNAIYKLLEQLGFSWITSRSKHPKQSIEVQEAFKKVFQLETILNIPGSVALERVDIWFQDEARFGQQNTTTRLWARKGTRPRAIRQQQFEYAHFFGAVCPQTGDTEAMIVPYLSKDVMRQHLSLIAQRTKPGRHAVVVMDGAGWHTADLADEFNNLSIIKLPPYSPELNPIEQVWSWLRQHHLANRSFQGYDDIVAACSDAWNNFISDTKRVMSLCRREWAIMTKY; encoded by the exons ATGCGCACCAACCTTAACCCGTATTCCAAATTGAAAACTTATAGTGCCGAAGAGCTTTTAGCTTTATCTAGAGCAGAAAAAGAACCTCGTAAACGTATGCGATTACTTGCCGTCGCTCTCTTCCTCGAGGGAAATAATCGTACTGATGTCGCCTTGAGGCTCAAAGTTGCCCGCGCTAGCGTCAACGCTTGGGTAGCTAAGTATCTTGCCAACGGTATCAAAGGGTTGGATGCTAAGAAAAATAAGGGACGTGATAGCTACTTAACCTCAAGTCAAAAGCAGCAACTCAGTGCCTACATAGAGGAACAATGCTCGAGTGATTCAGGTGGAAGACTGACAGGTGATGCGATCCTAAAATATGTCAAATATCACTTTAATGTTGATTACCATCCAAACGCGATTTACAAATTACTGGAACAATTAGGTTTTAGTTGGATAACGAGTCGTTCAAAACATCCTAAGCAATCAATAGAAGTCCAAGAGGCTTTTAAAAAAGT GTTCCAACTGGAAACGATCCTTAACATCCCTGGTAGTGTGGCGCTTGAGCGAGTTGATATCTGGTTTCAAGATGAGGCCCGCTTCGGGCAGCAAAACACGACCACACGTTTATGGGCAAGAAAAGGCACTCGTCCTCGCGCTATACGCCAGCAACAGTTCGAATATGCGCATTTCTTTGGCGCTGTTTGTCCGCAAACAGGCGATACTGAAGCGATGATCGTTCCTTACCTAAGCAAAGACGTCATGCGTCAGCATCTATCACTGATAGCACAAAGGACAAAACCAGGTAGGCATGCCGTTGTTGTCATGGATGGTGCAGGTTGGCATACAGCAGATCTCGCAGATGAGTTTAACAACCTTAGCATCATCAAATTACCGCCATACTCCCCTGAACTAAATCCGATAGAGCAAGTATGGAGTTGGTTACGGCAGCATCATTTAGCTAATCGCAGCTTTCAAGGATACGATGATATCGTTGCAGCCTGCTCTGATGCTTGGAACAACTTCATTAGCGATACGAAAAGAGTGATGTCTTTATGTCGTAGAGAGTGGGCAATAATGACTAAGTATTAA
- the nrdB gene encoding class Ia ribonucleoside-diphosphate reductase subunit beta gives MAYSTFCQTPNNAALEPMFLGQSVNVARYDIQKYEVFEKLIEKQLSFFWRPEEVDVSKDKIDYAALPDHEKHIFISNLKYQTLLDSIQGRSPNVAFLPLVSLPELETWIETWSFSETIHSRSYTHIIRNIVNDPSIVFDDIVENQEILKRASDIAEYYDHLIKLSQAYHLLGEGMHEIDGQMLEVTKREIKKALYLCTVSVNVLEAIRFYVSFACSFAFAERRVMEGNAKIIRLIARDEALHLNGTQHMLKIMQAGKDDPEMGEIAKECEQIATDIFVKAAEQEKEWAKYLFKDGSMIGLNEQILCQYVEYITNERMKSVNLVSPYAEQSNPLPWMKSWLESDSVQVAPQEVEVSSYLVGQIDSSIDESEFADFNL, from the coding sequence ATGGCCTACTCAACATTTTGTCAAACACCAAATAACGCCGCATTAGAACCTATGTTTCTTGGGCAATCGGTTAACGTCGCGCGTTACGATATTCAAAAGTATGAAGTTTTCGAAAAGCTGATTGAGAAACAATTAAGCTTTTTTTGGCGTCCTGAAGAAGTTGATGTCAGTAAAGATAAAATCGATTATGCGGCGCTGCCCGATCATGAAAAGCACATTTTTATCTCCAATCTGAAATATCAGACGCTGCTTGATTCGATTCAGGGCCGTTCACCCAACGTGGCATTCCTGCCTTTGGTGTCTTTACCTGAGTTAGAAACTTGGATTGAAACTTGGTCTTTCTCTGAGACAATCCACTCGCGCTCGTATACTCATATTATTCGTAATATCGTTAACGATCCGTCGATTGTGTTTGATGACATCGTCGAAAACCAAGAGATCCTTAAACGTGCCAGTGATATTGCAGAATATTACGACCACTTGATCAAACTTAGCCAAGCGTATCACTTACTCGGTGAAGGCATGCATGAGATCGATGGCCAGATGCTCGAAGTAACTAAGAGAGAGATCAAGAAAGCACTCTATCTTTGTACCGTATCGGTCAACGTATTAGAGGCGATCCGCTTCTATGTCAGCTTTGCCTGCTCTTTTGCATTTGCCGAGCGCAGAGTGATGGAGGGTAACGCTAAGATTATTCGTCTTATCGCCCGTGACGAAGCTCTGCACCTTAACGGTACACAGCACATGCTCAAAATCATGCAAGCCGGTAAAGATGATCCTGAGATGGGTGAGATCGCCAAAGAATGTGAGCAGATAGCGACCGATATTTTCGTTAAGGCGGCAGAACAAGAAAAAGAATGGGCTAAATACCTATTCAAAGATGGTTCAATGATTGGTCTTAATGAGCAGATCTTATGCCAGTATGTCGAATACATTACTAATGAGCGCATGAAATCGGTCAACTTAGTTAGTCCTTATGCTGAACAAAGTAATCCATTGCCTTGGATGAAGAGCTGGCTAGAGAGTGATTCTGTTCAGGTCGCACCTCAAGAGGTTGAAGTCTCCTCCTACCTTGTGGGTCAAATCGATTCTTCAATCGATGAGAGTGAGTTTGCGGACTTTAACCTGTAA
- the nrdA gene encoding class 1a ribonucleoside-diphosphate reductase subunit alpha: MNSNMQVTKRSGEREIIDLDKIHRVITWAAKGLNNVSVSEVELRSHLQFYDGIPTEAIHETIIKAAADLISPESPDYQFLSARLAIFHLRKKAFGQFEPPKLYDHVVKLVEMGKYDTHILNDYTREELDTLDSYIDHWRDMNFSYAAVKQLEGKYLVQNRVTHDIYESAQFLYILVAACLFAKYPKENRLDYVKRFYDATSTFKISLPTPIMAGVRTPTRQFSSCVLIECGDSLDSINATASSIVKYVSQRAGIGVNAGRIRALGSPIRGGEAFHTGCLPFYKYFQTAVKSCSQGGVRGGAATLFYPMWHLEVESLLVLKNNRGVDDNRIRHLDYGVQINKLMYQRLIQGGMISLFSPSDVPGMYDAFFEDQDEFERLYLKYEADKTVRKKQIKAVELFALMMQERASTGRIYIQNVDHCNTHSPFDSKVAPVRQSNLCLEIALPTKPLNNINDPDGEIALCTLSALNLGAIKNLEELEPLADLAVRALDNLLDYQDYPITSAHKASMNRRTLGIGVINFANYLAKEGVRYSDGSANGITHRTFEAIQYYLLKASVNLAKEQGPCPLFHETNYAKGILPIDTYKRDLDLICDEPLHLDWDSLREEIKTHGLRNSTLSALMPSETSSQISNATNGIEPPRGLISVKASKDGQLKQVVPDFEKYQYSYELLWQMPGNEGYLQLVGLMQKFVDQSISANTNYDPSRFPGSKVPMQVLLKDLLTAYKYGVKTLYYHNTRDGASDSHDDITAIEKEDDSCAGGACKI; the protein is encoded by the coding sequence ATGAACAGCAATATGCAGGTCACTAAGCGCAGTGGCGAACGTGAGATCATCGATCTGGATAAAATCCATAGAGTGATCACTTGGGCGGCAAAAGGACTCAACAACGTCTCGGTTTCTGAGGTTGAATTACGTTCACATCTTCAATTTTATGATGGCATTCCAACTGAAGCCATTCATGAAACGATTATTAAGGCCGCGGCGGATCTTATTTCGCCAGAATCGCCCGATTATCAGTTTCTGTCTGCACGCTTAGCGATTTTTCATCTACGTAAGAAAGCATTTGGTCAATTTGAACCGCCAAAGCTATATGATCACGTCGTTAAGCTCGTTGAGATGGGCAAATACGACACCCATATTCTAAACGACTACACTCGTGAAGAGCTTGATACTCTCGATAGCTATATCGACCACTGGCGCGATATGAATTTCTCTTATGCGGCGGTTAAGCAATTAGAAGGGAAATACTTAGTACAAAATCGTGTTACCCATGACATTTATGAAAGTGCGCAGTTCCTCTATATTTTAGTGGCGGCTTGTCTGTTCGCTAAATATCCAAAAGAAAACCGCTTAGATTATGTCAAACGTTTCTACGATGCCACATCTACATTTAAAATCTCATTGCCAACGCCAATCATGGCTGGTGTGCGCACACCTACGCGTCAGTTCAGCTCCTGTGTACTCATCGAGTGTGGTGATAGCTTAGATTCCATTAATGCGACCGCATCATCGATCGTTAAGTACGTATCACAACGCGCTGGGATCGGGGTCAATGCTGGTCGTATTCGCGCATTGGGAAGCCCTATTCGCGGTGGCGAAGCGTTCCACACTGGCTGTTTACCTTTTTATAAGTATTTCCAAACTGCGGTTAAGTCTTGCTCTCAAGGCGGTGTTCGTGGTGGCGCTGCGACCCTCTTCTACCCTATGTGGCATTTAGAAGTCGAATCGCTCCTCGTTCTGAAAAACAACCGTGGTGTTGACGATAACCGTATCCGTCACTTGGATTATGGTGTCCAAATTAACAAACTTATGTATCAACGCCTTATCCAAGGTGGAATGATCAGTTTGTTTAGCCCATCTGACGTACCAGGTATGTATGATGCCTTCTTTGAAGATCAGGACGAATTTGAACGTCTCTATCTTAAATATGAAGCTGATAAAACTGTGCGTAAGAAGCAGATCAAGGCTGTCGAGTTATTTGCATTAATGATGCAAGAGCGCGCATCGACAGGTCGCATTTATATTCAAAACGTCGATCATTGTAATACCCACAGTCCGTTCGATTCGAAAGTAGCACCAGTACGTCAATCTAACTTATGTTTAGAGATTGCGTTACCGACTAAGCCACTGAACAACATTAATGATCCTGATGGTGAAATTGCACTCTGTACCCTTTCGGCGCTTAACTTAGGTGCGATTAAGAATCTTGAAGAGCTTGAGCCATTGGCTGACCTTGCTGTACGAGCCTTGGATAATCTACTCGATTATCAAGATTACCCGATCACCTCTGCCCATAAAGCATCGATGAATCGTCGTACCTTAGGCATCGGTGTCATTAACTTTGCTAACTATTTGGCGAAAGAAGGTGTCCGATATTCAGATGGTTCTGCAAATGGCATCACTCATAGAACCTTTGAAGCGATTCAGTATTATCTATTGAAAGCATCGGTTAATTTGGCTAAGGAGCAAGGCCCCTGCCCGCTGTTCCATGAAACTAACTATGCAAAAGGTATTTTGCCAATCGACACCTATAAGCGCGATCTAGACCTAATTTGTGATGAGCCACTACATCTAGATTGGGATTCGCTGCGTGAAGAGATAAAGACTCACGGATTACGTAACTCGACACTATCGGCGCTTATGCCATCGGAAACCTCGTCGCAGATCTCCAATGCGACCAACGGTATTGAGCCTCCACGAGGCCTGATTAGCGTTAAGGCGAGTAAAGATGGTCAGCTAAAGCAAGTCGTGCCCGATTTTGAAAAATATCAATACAGCTATGAGCTGTTGTGGCAAATGCCAGGTAATGAAGGTTACTTGCAATTAGTTGGTCTAATGCAGAAGTTCGTCGACCAATCTATTTCTGCCAATACTAACTACGATCCGAGCCGCTTCCCTGGTTCTAAAGTACCGATGCAAGTATTGCTTAAAGATCTATTGACCGCGTACAAATATGGTGTGAAGACGCTCTACTATCACAACACTCGTGATGGTGCTTCAGATAGCCACGATGATATCACCGCTATCGAGAAAGAAGATGACAGTTGCGCTGGCGGCGCCTGTAAAATCTAA
- the ansA gene encoding asparaginase, which produces MSKRSIYVAYTGGTIGMQKTNNGFAPVPGFLTDCVNAMPEFFHSEMPNFVISEYQPLIDSSNMAPTDWQMIANDIKANYDKYDGFVILHGTDTMAFTASALSFMLQGLTKPVIVTGSQIPLAQLRSDGQTNLLNALYIAANYPVAEVCLFFNNKLFRGNRTTKAHADGFDAFASPNFPILLEAGIKIRMKAGKICTSNENTLEVASISPQPIGMVTLYPGISTQIIDNILQQPVKALILLTYGVGNAPQTPELLECLRRANERGIILINLTQCMQGKVNMGGYATGNALAKAGVISGYDMTTEAALTKLHYLLSTNYSSAQIRDMMQRDLFGELTED; this is translated from the coding sequence ATGAGTAAACGTTCCATCTATGTAGCCTATACTGGCGGTACTATAGGCATGCAGAAAACCAACAATGGTTTTGCTCCTGTTCCTGGCTTTCTTACCGACTGTGTTAATGCAATGCCTGAGTTTTTCCATAGCGAGATGCCCAATTTTGTCATCAGTGAATATCAGCCCTTAATTGACTCCTCCAACATGGCACCAACCGATTGGCAAATGATCGCTAACGATATCAAGGCTAACTACGATAAATATGATGGTTTTGTGATTCTTCATGGCACAGATACCATGGCGTTCACAGCATCGGCACTCTCCTTTATGTTGCAAGGCCTGACTAAACCCGTGATTGTGACAGGGTCGCAAATACCGTTGGCACAACTGAGATCAGATGGACAAACCAACCTATTGAACGCCTTATATATTGCTGCGAACTATCCGGTGGCAGAGGTTTGTCTGTTTTTTAACAACAAGCTCTTTAGAGGAAATCGAACCACAAAAGCCCATGCTGATGGTTTTGACGCGTTTGCCTCGCCAAATTTTCCCATCCTGCTAGAAGCGGGGATAAAAATTCGCATGAAAGCGGGAAAGATATGTACCTCAAACGAGAATACCTTAGAGGTCGCCAGTATTAGTCCTCAGCCAATAGGCATGGTTACTCTCTATCCAGGGATCTCGACCCAAATTATCGATAATATTTTGCAGCAACCCGTTAAAGCGCTTATTTTACTAACCTATGGCGTTGGTAATGCGCCCCAAACGCCTGAGCTACTTGAATGTTTACGGCGGGCAAATGAGCGTGGCATCATCCTGATCAACCTCACTCAATGTATGCAAGGTAAAGTGAACATGGGGGGCTATGCAACAGGTAATGCATTGGCGAAAGCTGGTGTTATCAGTGGATATGATATGACCACGGAAGCTGCACTAACTAAATTACACTACCTACTTTCCACCAATTACTCATCGGCGCAAATACGCGATATGATGCAGCGCGACCTGTTTGGTGAGTTAACCGAAGATTGA
- a CDS encoding NADPH-dependent 2,4-dienoyl-CoA reductase, translated as MSFPHLLEPLDLGFTQLKNRVLMGSMHTGLEEEKGGFEKLAAFYKERAKGGVGLIVTGGISPNLRGRLAPHACQLSFPWQVAKHKIVTQAVHEAGGKICMQILHAGRYGYHPFSQAPSKIKSPITPFTPSAMSSRQVRCTIKDYATSAALAKKAGYDGVEVMGSEGYLINQFICARTNKRTDEWGGEFDNRARFPIEIVKAIRAKVGMDFIIIFRLSMLDLVDNGSSWEEVVSLAKSLEQAGVSIINTGIGWHEARVPTIATSVPRGAFSWVTERLKSEVGLPLIATNRINTPEIGEQIIASGQADMVSMARPFLADADFVNKAAAGQSELINTCIGCNQACLDHTFSMKRATCLVNPRACYETELNFTPAAIKKRIAVMGAGPAGMAFSIYAATRGHKVVVFEAKSEVGGQFNLARKIPGKEEFNETIRYFTEQMKHHHVELRLNTRLDASVVRDEQFDEVVIAAGVIPRQLDLPGFDDPKVVTYQQVLSGEVAVGERVALIGAGGIGFDMAHYLGESESSTLQPDKWLKQWGIDKNYAERGGLTEPQLEHPKGKIYLLQRKTSKMGKGLGKTTGWIHRSVLKHHQVEMLSGVSYERFDEQGLHIKVGDKQQILAVDNVILCAGQESNRSLVDEMKATGLPVHLIGGVDVAAELDAKRAIRQGAELAIAL; from the coding sequence ATGTCGTTTCCACATTTACTAGAACCCTTAGATCTTGGATTCACTCAACTTAAGAACCGTGTGCTGATGGGCTCAATGCATACAGGGCTTGAAGAGGAAAAGGGCGGCTTTGAGAAACTGGCAGCATTTTATAAAGAGCGAGCAAAAGGTGGTGTCGGCCTGATTGTGACGGGAGGCATATCGCCTAATTTGCGCGGACGCCTCGCCCCCCATGCATGTCAATTGAGTTTCCCTTGGCAAGTCGCTAAACATAAAATCGTCACTCAAGCAGTACATGAGGCAGGCGGAAAGATCTGTATGCAAATTTTGCATGCAGGCCGTTATGGTTATCATCCGTTTTCACAGGCGCCAAGTAAGATAAAGTCGCCCATCACTCCGTTTACCCCTTCGGCTATGTCATCTCGTCAAGTTAGATGCACGATAAAGGACTATGCGACATCGGCAGCCTTGGCAAAAAAAGCGGGCTATGATGGCGTTGAAGTTATGGGATCAGAAGGATATCTCATTAACCAATTCATTTGCGCTAGAACCAATAAAAGAACTGATGAATGGGGTGGTGAGTTTGACAATCGTGCTCGATTCCCAATAGAAATAGTAAAAGCCATACGGGCTAAAGTCGGTATGGATTTCATTATTATCTTTCGATTATCAATGCTGGATCTGGTTGATAATGGCTCCTCGTGGGAGGAGGTGGTGAGCTTAGCAAAATCGCTTGAACAAGCTGGCGTGTCTATTATCAACACCGGGATTGGTTGGCATGAGGCTAGAGTACCAACCATCGCAACGAGTGTTCCACGCGGTGCATTTTCTTGGGTCACTGAGCGCCTCAAAAGTGAAGTTGGCCTGCCGCTTATCGCAACCAATCGCATTAACACCCCTGAGATCGGCGAGCAGATCATCGCATCTGGTCAAGCGGATATGGTGTCGATGGCAAGGCCATTTCTTGCCGATGCTGATTTTGTGAATAAGGCCGCAGCGGGCCAAAGTGAATTAATTAACACCTGTATTGGTTGCAATCAAGCATGTCTCGACCATACGTTTTCCATGAAGCGGGCGACCTGCTTAGTTAACCCAAGAGCCTGTTACGAAACTGAGCTTAACTTTACGCCTGCGGCGATTAAAAAACGCATTGCCGTAATGGGCGCAGGCCCCGCAGGCATGGCGTTTTCGATCTATGCTGCAACAAGAGGACATAAAGTTGTGGTGTTTGAAGCAAAGTCAGAGGTGGGTGGCCAATTTAACCTTGCTCGAAAAATCCCGGGAAAAGAGGAGTTTAATGAAACGATTCGTTACTTCACCGAGCAGATGAAGCATCATCATGTTGAACTGCGTTTAAATACTCGACTCGATGCCTCTGTCGTTAGAGATGAGCAGTTTGACGAAGTGGTCATCGCCGCAGGTGTTATACCACGACAACTCGATCTTCCTGGTTTTGACGATCCTAAGGTGGTGACCTACCAGCAGGTACTTAGTGGTGAGGTTGCAGTGGGTGAGCGGGTGGCACTAATTGGTGCTGGCGGTATCGGTTTTGATATGGCTCACTATTTGGGAGAAAGTGAATCATCGACGTTGCAGCCAGATAAATGGTTAAAACAGTGGGGCATAGATAAAAATTACGCCGAGCGCGGCGGATTAACCGAACCTCAACTGGAGCATCCAAAGGGTAAGATTTATCTGCTACAACGCAAAACAAGCAAAATGGGTAAAGGTTTGGGTAAGACAACGGGCTGGATCCACCGCAGCGTGCTTAAACATCATCAAGTTGAGATGTTAAGCGGTGTGAGCTACGAGCGATTCGATGAACAAGGGTTACATATCAAGGTTGGCGACAAGCAGCAGATCTTAGCCGTTGATAATGTGATTTTGTGTGCCGGTCAAGAATCTAACCGAAGCTTAGTGGATGAGATGAAAGCCACAGGTTTGCCTGTGCACCTTATTGGCGGTGTCGATGTCGCGGCGGAGTTAGATGCAAAACGGGCTATTCGACAAGGTGCTGAGCTGGCCATAGCCCTATAG